The following coding sequences are from one Desulfosoma caldarium window:
- a CDS encoding ferredoxin, with protein sequence MRRPVVDLSDCVDCDGCVSVCPQVFARSEAGYIEVRECAMYPDALVEEAIMMCPSHCIFWEDDEETTE encoded by the coding sequence ATGCGCCGTCCTGTGGTGGATTTGAGCGACTGTGTGGACTGTGACGGTTGCGTGAGCGTGTGCCCTCAGGTGTTTGCGCGCAGTGAGGCGGGCTACATTGAAGTGCGGGAGTGCGCTATGTATCCCGACGCCTTGGTGGAGGAAGCCATCATGATGTGCCCGTCCCACTGCATTTTTTGGGAAGACGACGAGGAGACGACCGAGTGA
- a CDS encoding tetratricopeptide repeat protein, whose protein sequence is MRLVTGIIAAMLVLSSGLSAGHAMQTATDLVERARKDTIMYRRAALYTEALALDAGLVEALRERGTIYYYQGKLDEAEADLTAYMEKGGRDVRGLLFRALVFMKRQQWEKALADLQGADAWDEKRSDGLSYRAEVFYELGRVAEAERDVAAVLSLHDDSTAMARALLVRGRIEADRGNSLAAREAYRQAASVDPTVGLLGTWASVFSPEQVSRIGFWALLVLPALLIFRIALPKPVRRNRRP, encoded by the coding sequence ATGCGCCTGGTCACGGGAATCATTGCGGCAATGCTTGTGTTGAGCAGCGGGCTGAGCGCCGGCCACGCCATGCAGACCGCCACGGACCTTGTGGAAAGGGCCCGCAAGGATACCATCATGTACCGTCGAGCGGCTTTGTACACGGAAGCTTTGGCTTTGGATGCCGGCTTAGTGGAAGCCCTCAGGGAACGCGGTACCATCTATTATTATCAGGGAAAGCTCGACGAGGCCGAAGCGGACCTCACGGCCTATATGGAAAAGGGCGGGCGGGACGTTCGAGGCCTGCTTTTTCGTGCTCTGGTTTTCATGAAACGGCAGCAATGGGAAAAAGCCCTGGCCGATCTCCAGGGAGCCGACGCGTGGGACGAAAAACGCAGCGATGGGCTTAGCTACCGTGCCGAAGTTTTCTACGAACTGGGCCGTGTTGCGGAAGCGGAAAGGGATGTGGCCGCGGTGCTCAGCCTCCATGACGACTCGACGGCCATGGCCCGCGCGCTTCTGGTGCGCGGCAGAATCGAAGCCGACCGCGGCAACTCGCTGGCGGCTCGGGAAGCCTATCGGCAGGCGGCCAGCGTGGATCCCACTGTGGGACTTCTCGGCACCTGGGCCAGTGTCTTCAGCCCGGAACAGGTGAGCCGCATCGGCTTTTGGGCTCTGCTCGTGTTGCCGGCCCTGCTCATCTTTCGCATCGCCCTTCCCAAACCCGTGCGACGCAACCGACGGCCTTAG
- a CDS encoding FprA family A-type flavoprotein yields MIGLPAVARDTYWVGVNDHETDLFEALWPLPYGVSYNAYLVVDNKIALIDAVKGHFLADHLGKIRALLPAHKSLDYLIINHMEPDHTGAIDILRSVFPHMTLVGNKKTLEMLRAFYGADSACLEVGDGDELDLGTHRLQFHLTPMVHWPETMMTFDATTGVLFSGDAFGGFGAVDRGLFDDEVNLELMQREMLRYFTNIVARYGQMVIKAIEKLRPVPLRVVAPTHGTVWRRNPSLPVELYARWSAQECDPTVAVIYGSMYGNTYRLVEVAARALTERGLAPVVHDIARSHASHVVADLWTCKGLILACPTYNTGLFPPMESLLALLENKLLKNRLLGFVTSYAWAGGARKALEAFAQRLSLEVVPPVVEVKGAGTAQDLEQCALLAAHLAERISS; encoded by the coding sequence ATGATTGGATTGCCCGCCGTCGCTCGCGACACCTACTGGGTCGGCGTCAATGACCATGAAACCGATCTCTTTGAAGCCCTCTGGCCCCTGCCATACGGCGTCTCTTACAACGCCTATCTGGTGGTGGATAACAAGATCGCCTTGATCGATGCCGTAAAAGGCCATTTTCTCGCCGATCATCTGGGCAAAATTCGCGCCCTGTTGCCTGCGCACAAATCTTTGGACTACCTGATCATCAACCACATGGAACCGGATCATACGGGAGCCATTGATATTCTTCGATCCGTCTTTCCCCACATGACCCTGGTGGGTAACAAGAAGACCTTGGAGATGCTCCGCGCCTTTTACGGGGCCGACAGCGCCTGCCTTGAAGTGGGCGACGGGGACGAGCTGGACTTGGGCACGCACAGGCTGCAGTTTCATCTCACGCCCATGGTCCACTGGCCGGAGACCATGATGACCTTTGATGCCACCACGGGGGTGCTCTTTTCCGGAGATGCCTTTGGCGGGTTTGGTGCCGTGGATCGAGGCCTCTTTGACGACGAAGTGAACCTGGAGCTGATGCAAAGGGAAATGCTTCGCTATTTCACAAACATCGTCGCCCGCTACGGCCAGATGGTGATCAAGGCCATTGAGAAACTGCGGCCCGTGCCCCTGCGCGTGGTGGCTCCGACCCATGGTACCGTGTGGCGCCGGAATCCTTCACTGCCCGTGGAGCTGTATGCGCGCTGGAGCGCTCAGGAATGCGACCCCACCGTCGCCGTCATCTACGGGTCCATGTATGGCAACACGTACCGGCTTGTGGAAGTGGCGGCTCGGGCCTTGACCGAGCGCGGTCTCGCGCCTGTGGTGCACGACATCGCGCGCAGCCATGCCTCCCACGTGGTGGCCGATCTGTGGACCTGCAAGGGATTGATCTTGGCCTGTCCCACCTACAACACAGGCCTCTTTCCTCCCATGGAATCCCTGCTGGCCTTGCTGGAAAACAAGCTTCTCAAGAATCGCCTTTTGGGTTTTGTCACAAGCTATGCCTGGGCCGGTGGCGCCAGAAAGGCACTGGAAGCCTTTGCCCAAAGGTTATCCTTGGAGGTGGTGCCTCCGGTCGTGGAGGTCAAGGGGGCGGGCACAGCCCAGGACCTGGAACAGTGCGCCCTTTTGGCTGCACATCTGGCCGAGCGCATCTCTTCCTAG
- a CDS encoding hybrid sensor histidine kinase/response regulator: MARILVVDDEAAIRELVQGALKSFGYQCETAPNAAAARALLKAQDFDLVISDVIMPGENGLDLIAHVVETYPDTGTLILSALDDPALTQKALDLGIYGYVVKPFDMTSLRIHVACALKQREVQMANRRYREDLERLAEQRTRELHRQQQDYAALVTNLPCVVYTGFTDWSVAFVSEKVRDVTGYEPEVFLSGQKRWSECIVPEDLPTLSEPLKKAMARDGTFIREYRIVDAHGQIRWIQDRGRVILSPESNLDHVSGVFFDITEQKKVREALEQAKEEWERTFDAVPALIQVSDKNRRILKVNAALANRVGIPREDIIGRSCYDIIYGRLEKCPQCPWDNAESLNFPLEREVYNEHLGGYFHITSAPLYNSDGSLAGCISVSHDITALKEAEQEVRRAHWELEQLVSAISSILIGLDPQGRITRWNTMAESVFGLLSTEVLGKKLEDLPLEWQWERVQLAVESCRRKKRIHRVEDVRFTRPDGQPGFLGFTINPMRLDHDTELGLLIMGAEITQRKLLEAQLAQAQKLESIGQLAAGIAHEINTPVQFIGDNTRFLEDAFRDLSRLLEKYQELVQRARQAEDLANLVREVEEAAETIDLDYLLTEIPRAIEQTLEGVQRVAKIVLAMKEFSHPDREEKVPTDINRALENTLTVARNEWKYVADLVAELDPNLPLVPCIPGEMNQVFLNIVVNAAHAVKDAVKDQPDTKGTITVATRVVDDWCEIRVADTGTGIPEKIRHRIFDPFFTTKEVGRGTGQGLAISHHVVVEKHKGQLLFETEEGRGTTFIIRLPMESS, encoded by the coding sequence ATGGCACGCATCCTCGTTGTGGACGATGAAGCCGCCATTCGCGAACTGGTTCAAGGCGCCTTGAAGAGTTTCGGCTATCAGTGTGAGACCGCGCCCAACGCCGCCGCGGCCAGGGCCCTCTTAAAGGCCCAGGATTTCGACTTGGTCATTTCCGATGTGATCATGCCCGGCGAAAACGGGCTCGATTTGATCGCCCATGTGGTTGAAACCTATCCGGATACGGGAACGCTCATTCTATCGGCCCTGGATGACCCGGCCTTGACTCAAAAAGCTCTGGACTTGGGAATTTACGGCTATGTCGTCAAACCCTTTGATATGACGTCCTTGCGAATTCACGTGGCCTGCGCCTTGAAGCAACGGGAAGTGCAGATGGCCAACCGCCGGTATCGTGAAGATCTCGAGCGGCTCGCGGAACAGAGGACTCGAGAACTCCATCGACAGCAACAGGACTATGCCGCTTTGGTCACGAATCTTCCCTGTGTCGTCTACACGGGCTTCACGGACTGGTCGGTGGCTTTTGTCTCGGAAAAGGTGCGAGATGTCACAGGCTATGAGCCTGAGGTCTTTCTTTCGGGACAAAAGCGATGGAGCGAGTGCATTGTGCCGGAGGATCTTCCGACGTTGTCAGAACCTCTCAAGAAAGCCATGGCCCGTGACGGGACCTTCATTCGAGAATACCGCATCGTGGATGCCCATGGTCAGATTCGCTGGATTCAGGATCGAGGCCGCGTCATTCTCAGCCCCGAAAGCAATTTGGATCACGTCTCCGGAGTGTTTTTTGACATCACGGAGCAGAAGAAAGTTCGAGAAGCTCTAGAGCAAGCCAAGGAAGAATGGGAACGCACTTTTGATGCTGTTCCGGCTCTGATCCAGGTGTCGGACAAGAATAGGCGCATTCTTAAAGTCAATGCGGCTCTCGCCAACCGAGTGGGAATCCCTCGCGAGGACATCATCGGTCGCTCCTGTTACGACATTATTTACGGGCGATTGGAAAAATGCCCGCAGTGCCCGTGGGACAACGCCGAGTCTTTGAACTTTCCTCTGGAACGGGAAGTCTACAATGAACACCTGGGAGGCTATTTCCACATCACGAGCGCCCCCTTGTACAACAGCGACGGGTCCTTGGCGGGCTGCATTTCCGTCTCCCACGACATCACCGCCCTCAAGGAAGCCGAGCAGGAAGTGCGCCGAGCCCACTGGGAACTGGAACAGCTCGTCTCGGCCATCTCTTCCATACTCATCGGGCTGGATCCGCAAGGGCGCATCACCCGATGGAACACCATGGCCGAAAGCGTCTTTGGATTGCTCAGCACCGAAGTTCTGGGCAAAAAATTGGAAGACCTGCCCCTTGAGTGGCAATGGGAACGGGTGCAGTTGGCCGTAGAATCCTGCCGCCGAAAGAAGAGGATCCATCGCGTGGAGGACGTTCGATTCACGCGTCCCGATGGTCAGCCGGGTTTTCTCGGCTTCACCATTAACCCCATGCGCTTGGACCATGACACTGAGCTGGGGCTCCTCATCATGGGCGCCGAAATCACGCAAAGAAAACTTCTGGAGGCGCAGTTGGCCCAGGCCCAAAAGCTGGAATCCATCGGCCAGCTGGCGGCAGGCATCGCCCATGAAATCAACACGCCCGTGCAGTTCATCGGAGACAACACGCGGTTTCTTGAAGATGCCTTTCGAGACCTTTCTAGGTTGCTGGAAAAATATCAGGAACTGGTGCAGCGCGCGCGCCAGGCGGAGGACTTGGCGAATCTGGTTCGCGAGGTGGAAGAAGCCGCCGAGACCATTGATTTGGACTACCTGCTAACGGAAATTCCACGGGCCATTGAACAGACGCTGGAAGGGGTCCAGCGGGTGGCCAAAATCGTCCTGGCCATGAAGGAATTCTCTCATCCCGACCGAGAAGAAAAGGTCCCGACGGATATCAATCGGGCCTTGGAAAACACGCTGACGGTGGCCCGCAACGAGTGGAAGTACGTGGCGGACCTCGTCGCCGAGCTGGACCCCAATCTTCCTCTGGTGCCCTGCATTCCCGGAGAAATGAACCAGGTGTTTCTCAACATTGTGGTCAATGCCGCCCATGCCGTCAAAGACGCCGTGAAGGATCAACCCGACACCAAGGGCACCATCACGGTGGCCACGCGGGTGGTGGACGATTGGTGTGAAATTCGCGTTGCCGATACCGGTACCGGTATTCCCGAAAAGATTCGGCACCGTATCTTCGACCCCTTTTTCACCACCAAGGAAGTGGGCAGAGGCACCGGCCAGGGACTGGCCATCTCTCATCACGTGGTGGTGGAAAAACACAAGGGCCAATTGCTGTTTGAAACCGAAGAAGGCCGCGGCACGACCTTTATCATTCGCCTGCCCATGGAGAGTTCGTGA
- a CDS encoding heavy metal translocating P-type ATPase, with the protein MSSSDNVRIQDPEGHEDSGVVPRAGAKTIVSIGGMSCAACVRRVENVLRDLPGVSDVAVNLATGKAVLMHEDGILDAKAIDRVLSEAGYEFLGVVDEGRRHDPLEARRRQETADLKHRVVVGCVLSALVMILSMGSHVPGVDRIPPSMLQGLLILLTTPAVFWVGSRFFEGAWKALRQKTSDMNTLVAVGALSAYGYSVAAVAAPSFFARSGLHPHLYFDGAAMIVALVLLGRYLEARARGKTSMAIQRLMELRPTTACVLRNGVEKVVPVEVVEPGDLLRIRPGERLPVDGEVVDGTSAVDESMLTGESLPVDKMPGARVFAGTVNGFGALVVRATRVGSDTSLARIIRLVEEAQGSKAPIQRLADRVAAVFVPLVIGIAVVTFGVWAFVVPGLDWGRAVLTFVSVLIIACPCAMGLATPTAVMVGTGLGAEAGILIKSGETLEKAHKVNAVFFDKTGTLTLGHPVVTDVKAVPGMSPRDVLQLAASLEAASEHPLGRAIVEHARAEGVSLDAVQGFEAFSGLGARGRVGGVVVMVGNGRLLHEWNVDVQALETPAKAWVQEGKTVVYVARGTAAVGMVALRDNPRAHAREAVEALKGLGVRVGLITGDNAATARAVASLVGIDHVVAEVLPEHKADVVREAQRHGHVTAMVGDGINDAPALAAADVGVAMGSGTDVAVEAGDIALMRPDLRLVAEAMVLSRLTLKTIRQNLFWAFFYNCAGIPVAAGVLYPVFGLMLNPMVAAAAMAFSSVSVVSNALRLRRVWQKRRPSVAMPDT; encoded by the coding sequence ATGAGCTCGTCTGACAATGTCCGAATCCAAGACCCAGAAGGCCATGAGGACTCTGGAGTCGTCCCGCGAGCCGGTGCCAAGACGATTGTCTCCATTGGGGGTATGAGCTGTGCCGCCTGTGTGCGGCGTGTGGAGAATGTGCTCAGAGACCTTCCAGGGGTGTCGGACGTGGCGGTGAACCTGGCGACGGGCAAAGCCGTCCTCATGCATGAAGACGGCATCCTGGACGCCAAGGCCATCGACCGGGTTCTGTCTGAGGCGGGCTATGAGTTCCTTGGCGTTGTGGACGAAGGGCGGCGGCACGATCCTCTCGAGGCACGGCGCCGCCAAGAAACGGCGGATTTGAAGCACCGCGTGGTGGTGGGCTGTGTGCTGTCGGCCCTTGTCATGATCCTTTCCATGGGATCCCATGTGCCCGGAGTGGATCGTATTCCCCCCTCCATGCTTCAAGGGCTTCTCATTCTTTTGACGACGCCGGCGGTCTTTTGGGTGGGCAGCCGGTTCTTTGAAGGCGCGTGGAAGGCCCTGCGCCAAAAGACCTCAGATATGAATACGCTCGTGGCCGTGGGAGCCCTGTCCGCCTATGGGTATTCCGTGGCCGCCGTCGCGGCACCCTCTTTCTTTGCTCGATCGGGCCTGCACCCTCACCTGTATTTCGATGGGGCCGCCATGATTGTGGCCCTGGTGCTGTTGGGGCGATACTTGGAAGCGCGGGCTCGCGGCAAGACGTCCATGGCCATTCAAAGGCTTATGGAACTGCGACCCACCACGGCCTGCGTGCTGCGCAACGGCGTCGAAAAGGTGGTTCCCGTGGAGGTGGTGGAACCGGGAGATCTGCTTCGCATTCGGCCAGGAGAACGTCTTCCCGTGGACGGCGAGGTGGTGGACGGGACCTCGGCGGTGGATGAATCCATGCTCACCGGAGAAAGCCTTCCCGTGGACAAGATGCCCGGAGCTCGCGTCTTTGCCGGCACGGTCAATGGCTTTGGGGCCCTGGTGGTGCGGGCGACACGCGTGGGATCCGACACCTCCTTGGCCCGCATCATCCGTCTGGTGGAAGAAGCCCAAGGCTCTAAGGCCCCCATTCAAAGGCTGGCCGACCGCGTGGCGGCCGTCTTTGTGCCTCTGGTCATCGGCATCGCCGTGGTCACCTTCGGGGTGTGGGCCTTTGTGGTACCGGGATTGGATTGGGGCCGAGCGGTCCTCACCTTCGTTTCAGTGCTCATCATCGCTTGCCCTTGTGCCATGGGATTGGCCACACCCACCGCGGTCATGGTGGGGACGGGCTTGGGAGCTGAAGCGGGCATTCTCATCAAGAGCGGCGAGACCCTGGAAAAAGCCCACAAGGTGAATGCGGTTTTTTTTGACAAAACAGGCACGCTCACTTTGGGCCACCCCGTGGTCACGGACGTGAAGGCGGTCCCGGGAATGTCTCCTCGAGACGTGCTCCAGCTGGCCGCATCTTTGGAAGCGGCATCCGAGCATCCTCTGGGGCGGGCCATTGTGGAGCATGCTCGCGCTGAAGGGGTGTCCTTGGACGCGGTTCAAGGCTTTGAAGCCTTCTCGGGGCTTGGAGCCAGGGGCCGAGTGGGCGGGGTGGTGGTGATGGTGGGCAATGGGCGCCTCTTGCATGAATGGAACGTGGATGTGCAGGCCCTGGAAACGCCCGCCAAGGCGTGGGTTCAGGAAGGCAAGACGGTGGTCTATGTGGCGCGGGGTACTGCGGCCGTCGGCATGGTGGCTTTGCGGGACAACCCCAGAGCCCATGCTCGAGAGGCGGTGGAGGCGCTCAAGGGCCTGGGGGTACGCGTGGGCTTGATCACAGGAGACAACGCCGCCACCGCCCGCGCAGTGGCCTCTCTTGTGGGTATTGATCATGTGGTGGCCGAAGTGCTTCCCGAGCATAAAGCGGACGTGGTGCGTGAGGCGCAACGGCACGGCCATGTGACGGCCATGGTCGGGGACGGCATCAACGATGCGCCGGCCTTGGCCGCCGCCGATGTGGGGGTGGCCATGGGCAGCGGAACTGATGTGGCGGTGGAAGCCGGTGACATTGCCCTCATGCGTCCTGATCTGCGCCTGGTGGCCGAAGCCATGGTCTTGTCCCGTTTAACCCTGAAAACCATTCGCCAAAATCTCTTTTGGGCTTTCTTCTACAACTGTGCCGGCATTCCCGTGGCCGCCGGAGTGCTCTATCCGGTTTTCGGCCTCATGTTGAACCCCATGGTGGCCGCGGCGGCCATGGCCTTCAGTTCGGTCTCCGTGGTGAGCAACGCTTTGCGCTTGCGCCGCGTGTGGCAAAAACGCCGCCCGAGCGTTGCAATGCCGGACACATGA
- a CDS encoding DVU0298 family protein, with protein sequence MIEKEPSRRVGKRQIESLLASPDFSKNLEVWRSFSPRRVINPLLSFLCSTDEMLRWHAVTAAGFITATLAEDDLESARVIVRRFLWLLNDESGGIGWGIPEAMGEALARSPGLAQEYGRLVLSFVRQDENYLEHEPLLAGALWALARLVQAHPKLLSASAQDFVVYARHPRALFRALALWGLRAVGNASCLGVVASFTGDAAPVRLYRHETLEDTSVADVAREALAAIRARENLTNSPWAGE encoded by the coding sequence GTGATCGAAAAAGAGCCTTCGAGGCGGGTGGGCAAGAGGCAGATTGAGAGCCTTTTGGCTTCCCCGGATTTTTCAAAAAATCTGGAGGTTTGGCGCTCCTTTTCACCTCGGCGGGTCATCAATCCGCTCCTGTCCTTTTTGTGTTCCACCGATGAGATGCTGCGATGGCATGCCGTGACGGCCGCAGGCTTTATCACGGCGACCCTGGCGGAAGACGACCTGGAATCGGCCCGCGTGATTGTTCGTCGGTTTCTGTGGCTGCTCAACGACGAATCGGGGGGGATCGGATGGGGCATTCCGGAAGCCATGGGAGAGGCCCTGGCCCGCAGCCCTGGGTTGGCTCAAGAATATGGTCGGCTCGTGCTGTCCTTTGTGAGGCAAGACGAAAACTACCTGGAGCATGAACCCCTGCTGGCGGGCGCTCTGTGGGCCTTGGCGCGCTTGGTTCAAGCCCACCCAAAGCTTCTTTCAGCAAGCGCTCAAGACTTCGTCGTGTACGCTCGGCACCCCCGTGCCCTGTTTCGCGCTTTGGCGCTGTGGGGGTTGCGTGCCGTGGGAAATGCATCCTGCCTTGGGGTTGTGGCATCTTTTACTGGGGATGCGGCTCCGGTGCGCCTTTACCGCCATGAAACCCTGGAGGACACCTCCGTAGCTGATGTGGCTCGGGAAGCTCTTGCGGCCATTCGCGCTCGAGAAAACCTCACGAACTCTCCATGGGCAGGCGAATGA
- a CDS encoding radical SAM protein, giving the protein MPAYVHAFHTGALQRTAASLKEQLRMCDLCPRRCGVDRLSGRLGFCRTDARLKVAAVSVHPWEEPPIAGTRGSGTIFFSGCTLQCLFCQNYPISQMGVGRVMDAETLAEKMLGLQRRGVHNINLVTPTHQVPQFLEALVIATQKGLSIPLVYNSSGYERVALLRALDGIVDIYLPDIKFASQKAAAWCCGRADYVVQNRRALLAMWRQVGPLQCDEDGVAVRGLLVRHLVLPEDLSGTSQCLGFLRRALGKGVWVSLMDQYFPAHKALKKPPLDRKPTTEEIHRAFKTAWKLGLRLGFTQETCPCGA; this is encoded by the coding sequence GTGCCAGCTTATGTTCACGCATTCCATACAGGGGCTCTGCAGCGCACGGCGGCGTCCCTTAAAGAACAGCTCAGGATGTGTGATCTGTGCCCGCGCCGCTGTGGTGTAGACCGCCTATCGGGCCGCCTGGGCTTTTGTCGCACCGATGCGCGCCTCAAAGTGGCCGCCGTCAGTGTCCATCCCTGGGAAGAACCGCCCATTGCCGGCACCCGCGGCTCGGGCACTATCTTCTTTTCCGGCTGCACGCTCCAATGTCTTTTTTGTCAAAATTATCCCATCAGTCAAATGGGTGTGGGCCGAGTGATGGACGCCGAGACGCTGGCCGAAAAGATGCTTGGGCTGCAGCGGCGAGGCGTCCACAACATCAACCTCGTCACGCCGACTCATCAGGTGCCGCAGTTTCTCGAGGCTTTGGTCATTGCGACCCAAAAGGGTTTAAGCATTCCGTTGGTCTACAATTCCAGCGGCTATGAAAGGGTGGCCCTTCTTCGAGCCTTGGACGGCATTGTGGACATCTACCTTCCCGATATCAAGTTTGCGTCTCAGAAGGCGGCGGCCTGGTGCTGCGGCCGAGCCGACTACGTGGTGCAAAATCGGCGCGCTCTTTTGGCCATGTGGCGTCAGGTGGGGCCATTGCAGTGTGATGAGGACGGTGTGGCCGTCCGTGGGCTTCTGGTTCGCCATTTGGTGTTGCCCGAAGATCTGTCTGGCACGAGCCAATGCCTGGGGTTTCTGCGCCGAGCTCTGGGCAAGGGTGTGTGGGTGAGCCTCATGGACCAGTACTTTCCCGCCCACAAAGCACTGAAGAAACCGCCTCTGGACCGAAAACCCACGACCGAAGAAATTCACAGGGCTTTTAAGACCGCCTGGAAACTGGGATTGCGTCTCGGATTCACGCAAGAAACCTGCCCGTGCGGCGCCTAA
- a CDS encoding ferritin-like domain-containing protein: MIFGFNAAEVFQIAVEIEENGKAFYEKVAAKIDDPDVQAIFRDLAQQEVEHQRKFQELKAQLPPQAAQSTVYDPNNEMAHYLKMMADGHVFRTSESVDAKIATIQDAVDALRMAMEFEKDSVIFFLSMQDATEEEKGRQFIGLLVKEEQEHLRRLAVQLKKMTH; this comes from the coding sequence ATGATCTTTGGATTCAATGCGGCGGAAGTGTTTCAAATTGCCGTGGAAATCGAAGAAAACGGCAAGGCCTTTTATGAAAAGGTTGCGGCCAAGATTGACGATCCTGATGTACAGGCCATCTTCAGAGACTTGGCCCAGCAGGAAGTGGAACACCAGAGAAAGTTTCAGGAACTCAAGGCGCAGTTGCCGCCCCAAGCCGCTCAATCGACCGTGTATGACCCCAACAACGAAATGGCCCATTACCTCAAGATGATGGCCGACGGCCATGTGTTTCGCACGAGCGAAAGCGTGGACGCCAAGATCGCCACGATCCAGGACGCCGTGGACGCCTTGCGCATGGCCATGGAATTTGAAAAGGATTCCGTGATCTTTTTCCTCAGCATGCAGGATGCCACCGAGGAAGAAAAAGGGCGCCAGTTCATCGGCTTGCTGGTCAAGGAAGAACAGGAACATTTGCGGCGCCTGGCGGTGCAACTGAAAAAAATGACCCATTAG
- the rd gene encoding rubredoxin, producing MDRYVCQICGYVYDPEKGDPDNGVAPGTPFEKLPDDWTCPVCGAAKSDFAKE from the coding sequence ATGGACCGTTATGTGTGTCAGATCTGTGGTTATGTGTACGACCCTGAGAAAGGCGATCCCGATAACGGTGTGGCTCCCGGCACTCCGTTTGAGAAACTTCCCGATGATTGGACTTGCCCCGTGTGCGGCGCCGCCAAAAGTGACTTTGCCAAGGAATAG
- a CDS encoding heavy-metal-associated domain-containing protein gives MQETLHIKGMSCGHCVKAVEKALKEIPGIQHVQVDLATGTATVETASALDRQAVRQKIEKAGYELV, from the coding sequence ATGCAGGAGACGTTGCACATCAAGGGCATGTCTTGTGGCCACTGCGTCAAGGCCGTAGAAAAGGCTCTCAAAGAAATTCCGGGCATTCAGCACGTTCAGGTGGATTTGGCCACGGGCACGGCGACGGTGGAAACCGCCAGCGCTTTGGATAGGCAGGCGGTTCGCCAAAAAATCGAAAAAGCGGGCTATGAGCTCGTCTGA